A window of the Lagopus muta isolate bLagMut1 chromosome 1, bLagMut1 primary, whole genome shotgun sequence genome harbors these coding sequences:
- the LOC125684067 gene encoding uncharacterized protein LOC125684067 isoform X1: MSLCSTRFFPTQPFYVSVFYKVLSNPAIPCLCVLQGPFQTNHSVSVLYKVLSNPTILCLCALQGPFQPNHSVSVLYKVLSNPTILSLCSTRSFPTQPFYVSALYKVLSNPTILSLCSTRSFPTQPFYVSVFYKVLSNPTILCLCALQGPFQPNHSVSLCSTRSFPTQPFHVSVLSKILSNPTILCLCALQGPFQPNHSMSLCSTRSFPTQPFYVSVLHKVLSNPTIPCLCALQGPFQPSHSMSLCSTRSFPTQPFCLCALQGPFQPNHSMSLCSTRSFPTQPFCVSVLYKVLSNPTILCLCALQGPFQPNHSVSVLYKVLSNPTIPCLCVLQGPFQPSHSMSLCSTRSFPTQSCYSNRCFFQLNPTILWLYVP, encoded by the exons atgtcTCTGTGTTCTAcaaggttctttccaacccaaccattctatgtcTCTGTGTTCtacaaggtcctttccaacccagccattccaTGTCTCTGTGTTCtacaaggtcctttccaaaccaaCCATTCTGTCTCTGTGCTCtacaaggtcctttccaacccaaccattctatgtcTCTGTGCTCtacaaggtcctttccaacccaaccattctgtctctgtgctctacaaggtcctttccaacccaaccattctgtctctgtgctctacaaggtcctttccaacccaaccattctatgtcTCTGCGCTCtacaaggtcctttccaacccaaccattctgtctctgtgctctacaagatcctttccaacccaaccattctatgtcTCTGTGTTCtacaaggtcctttccaacccaaccattctatgtcTCTGTGCTCtacaaggtcctttccaacccaaccattctgtgtctctgtgctctacaaggtcctttccaacccagccattccatgtctctgtgctctccaagatcctttccaacccaaccattctatgtcTCTGTGCTCtacaaggtcctttccaacccaaccattctatgtcTCTGTGCTCTacaagatcctttccaacccagccattctatgTCTCTGTGCTCcacaaggtcctttccaacccaaccattccatgtCTCTGTGCTCtacaaggtcctttccaacccagccattctatgTCTCTGTGCTCTacaagatcctttccaacccaaccattctgtctctgtgctctacaaggtcctttccaacccaaccattctatgtcTCTGTGCTCcacaaggtcctttccaacccaaccattctgtgtctctgtgctctacaaggtcctttccaacccaaccattctatgtcTCTGTGCTCtacaag gtcctttccaacccaaccattctgtctctgtgctctacaaggtcctttccaacccaaccattccatgtCTCTGTGTTCtacaaggtcctttccaacccagccattctatgTCTTTGTGTTCTacaagatcctttccaactcagtcATGCTACAGCAACCGGTgtttcttccaactcaacccaaccattctgtggctcTATGTCCCatga
- the LOC125684067 gene encoding uncharacterized protein LOC125684067 isoform X11, with protein sequence MVGFHSSVVYKILSNPTILCLCVLQGSFQPNHSMSLCSTRSFPTQPFHVSVFYKVLSKPTILSLCSTRSFPTQPFYVSVLYKVLSNPTILSLCSTRSFPTQPFCLCALQGPFQPNHSMSLRSTRSFPTQPFCLCALQDPFQPNHSMSLCSTRSFPTQPFYVSVLYKVLSNPTILCLCALQGPFQPSHSMSLCSPRSFPTQPFYVSVLYKVLSNPTILCLCALQDPFQPSHSMSLCSTRSFPTQPFHVSVLYKVLSNPTILCLCALQGPFQPNHSVSVLYKVLSNPTIPCLCVLQGPFQPSHSMSLCSTRSFPTQSCYSNRCFFQLNPTILWLYVP encoded by the exons ATGGTGGGGTTCCATAGTTCAGTGGTCTacaagatcctttccaacccaaccattctatgtcTCTGTGTTCTAcaaggttctttccaacccaaccattctatgtcTCTGTGTTCtacaaggtcctttccaacccagccattccaTGTCTCTGTGTTCtacaaggtcctttccaaaccaaCCATTCTGTCTCTGTGCTCtacaaggtcctttccaacccaaccattctatgtcTCTGTGCTCtacaaggtcctttccaacccaaccattctgtctctgtgctctacaaggtcctttccaacccaaccattctgtctctgtgctctacaaggtcctttccaacccaaccattctatgtcTCTGCGCTCtacaaggtcctttccaacccaaccattctgtctctgtgctctacaagatcctttccaacccaaccattctatgtcTCTGTGTTCtacaaggtcctttccaacccaaccattctatgtcTCTGTGCTCtacaaggtcctttccaacccaaccattctgtgtctctgtgctctacaaggtcctttccaacccagccattccatgtctctgtgctctccaagatcctttccaacccaaccattctatgtcTCTGTGCTCtacaaggtcctttccaacccaaccattctatgtcTCTGTGCTCTacaagatcctttccaacccagccattctatgTCTCTGTGCTCcacaaggtcctttccaacccaaccattccatgtCTCTGTGCTCtacaag gtcctttccaacccaaccattctatgtcTCTGTGCTCtacaag gtcctttccaacccaaccattctgtctctgtgctctacaaggtcctttccaacccaaccattccatgtCTCTGTGTTCtacaaggtcctttccaacccagccattctatgTCTTTGTGTTCTacaagatcctttccaactcagtcATGCTACAGCAACCGGTgtttcttccaactcaacccaaccattctgtggctcTATGTCCCatga
- the LOC125684067 gene encoding uncharacterized protein LOC125684067 isoform X6 translates to MVGFHSSVVYKILSNPTILCLCVLQGSFQPNHSMSLCSTRSFPTQPFHVSVFYKVLSKPTILSLCSTRSFPTQPFYVSVLYKVLSNPTILSLCSTRSFPTQPFYVSVLYKVLSNPTILCLCALQGPFQPSHSMSLCSPRSFPTQPFYVSVLYKVLSNPTILCLCALQDPFQPSHSMSLCSTRSFPTQPFHVSVLYKVLSNPAILCLCALQDPFQPNHSVSVLYKVLSNPTILCLCAPQGPFQPNHSVSLCSTRSFPTQPFYVSVLYKVLSNPTILCLCVLQGPFQPNHSVSVLYKVLSNPTIPCLCVLQGPFQPSHSMSLCSTRSFPTQSCYSNRCFFQLNPTILWLYVP, encoded by the exons ATGGTGGGGTTCCATAGTTCAGTGGTCTacaagatcctttccaacccaaccattctatgtcTCTGTGTTCTAcaaggttctttccaacccaaccattctatgtcTCTGTGTTCtacaaggtcctttccaacccagccattccaTGTCTCTGTGTTCtacaaggtcctttccaaaccaaCCATTCTGTCTCTGTGCTCtacaaggtcctttccaacccaaccattctatgtcTCTGTGCTCtacaaggtcctttccaacccaaccattctgtctctgtgctctacaag gtcctttccaacccaaccattctatgtcTCTGTGCTCtacaaggtcctttccaacccaaccattctgtgtctctgtgctctacaaggtcctttccaacccagccattccatgtctctgtgctctccaagatcctttccaacccaaccattctatgtcTCTGTGCTCtacaaggtcctttccaacccaaccattctatgtcTCTGTGCTCTacaagatcctttccaacccagccattctatgTCTCTGTGCTCcacaaggtcctttccaacccaaccattccatgtCTCTGTGCTCtacaaggtcctttccaacccagccattctatgTCTCTGTGCTCTacaagatcctttccaacccaaccattctgtctctgtgctctacaaggtcctttccaacccaaccattctatgtcTCTGTGCTCcacaaggtcctttccaacccaaccattctgtgtctctgtgctctacaaggtcctttccaacccaaccattctatgtcTCTGTGCTCtacaaggtcctttccaacccaaccattctatgtcTCTGTGTTCtacaaggtcctttccaacccaaccattctgtctctgtgctctacaaggtcctttccaacccaaccattccatgtCTCTGTGTTCtacaaggtcctttccaacccagccattctatgTCTTTGTGTTCTacaagatcctttccaactcagtcATGCTACAGCAACCGGTgtttcttccaactcaacccaaccattctgtggctcTATGTCCCatga
- the LOC125684067 gene encoding uncharacterized protein LOC125684067 isoform X5 produces the protein MVGFHSSVVYKILSNPTILCLCVLQGSFQPNHSMSLCSTRSFPTQPFHVSVFYKVLSKPTILSLCSTRSFPTQPFYVSVLYKVLSNPTILSLCSTRSFPTQPFCLCALQGPFQPNHSMSLRSTRSFPTQPFCLCALQDPFQPNHSMSLCSTRSFPTQPFYVSVLYKVLSNPTILCLCALQGPFQPSHSMSLCSPRSFPTQPFYVSVLYKVLSNPTILCLCALQDPFQPSHSMSLCSTRSFPTQPFHVSVLYKVLSNPAILCLCALQDPFQPNHSVSVLYKVLSNPTILCLCVLQGPFQPNHSVSVLYKVLSNPTIPCLCVLQGPFQPSHSMSLCSTRSFPTQSCYSNRCFFQLNPTILWLYVP, from the exons ATGGTGGGGTTCCATAGTTCAGTGGTCTacaagatcctttccaacccaaccattctatgtcTCTGTGTTCTAcaaggttctttccaacccaaccattctatgtcTCTGTGTTCtacaaggtcctttccaacccagccattccaTGTCTCTGTGTTCtacaaggtcctttccaaaccaaCCATTCTGTCTCTGTGCTCtacaaggtcctttccaacccaaccattctatgtcTCTGTGCTCtacaaggtcctttccaacccaaccattctgtctctgtgctctacaaggtcctttccaacccaaccattctgtctctgtgctctacaaggtcctttccaacccaaccattctatgtcTCTGCGCTCtacaaggtcctttccaacccaaccattctgtctctgtgctctacaagatcctttccaacccaaccattctatgtcTCTGTGTTCtacaaggtcctttccaacccaaccattctatgtcTCTGTGCTCtacaaggtcctttccaacccaaccattctgtgtctctgtgctctacaaggtcctttccaacccagccattccatgtctctgtgctctccaagatcctttccaacccaaccattctatgtcTCTGTGCTCtacaaggtcctttccaacccaaccattctatgtcTCTGTGCTCTacaagatcctttccaacccagccattctatgTCTCTGTGCTCcacaaggtcctttccaacccaaccattccatgtCTCTGTGCTCtacaaggtcctttccaacccagccattctatgTCTCTGTGCTCTacaagatcctttccaacccaaccattctgtctctgtgctctacaag gtcctttccaacccaaccattctatgtcTCTGTGTTCtacaaggtcctttccaacccaaccattctgtctctgtgctctacaaggtcctttccaacccaaccattccatgtCTCTGTGTTCtacaaggtcctttccaacccagccattctatgTCTTTGTGTTCTacaagatcctttccaactcagtcATGCTACAGCAACCGGTgtttcttccaactcaacccaaccattctgtggctcTATGTCCCatga